A single window of Mugil cephalus isolate CIBA_MC_2020 chromosome 1, CIBA_Mcephalus_1.1, whole genome shotgun sequence DNA harbors:
- the map3k12 gene encoding mitogen-activated protein kinase kinase kinase 12 isoform X4, translating into MSGTCIHEPRAPSPSLSGFSTPISEPPYRRLDGDTPACTPETDLTPTQCVLRNVLSIDTGGQVAPGGSSPTPSDGPATHFDNSVLKLHEHEACQCGGGAEAGHSPEAGAVRSQSENIRLQSGSGGFLEGLFGCLKPVWTMIGKAYSTEHKHCQEESWEVPFEEISDLQWVGSGAQGAVFLGKFHGEDVAVKKVRDIKETEIKHLRKLKHPNIITFKGVCTQAPCYCILMEYCAQGQLYEVLRAGRKITPSLLVDWSMGIAGGMNYLHLHKIIHRDLKSPNMLITHDDLVKISDFGTSKELSDKSTKMSFAGTVAWMAPEVIRNEPVSEKVDIWSFGVVLWEMLTGEIPYKDVDSSAIIWGVGNNSLQLPIPESCPDGFKILLRQCWNCKPRNRPSFRQILLHLDIASADVLSTPQETYFKSQAEWREEVKQHFEKIKSEGTCLHRLDEELINRRREELRHALDIREHYERKLERANNLYMELSAVMLQLELKEKELQRREQSLDKKYPGLFKHHSSRQSSSSNSMDKLIKKRNVPQKLPSGKRPDILKSEVIIPKMDSSVMQVTIPACPNRSSTSPSRSRRVKTRHRKPGKGSSGDLAGLKANQSSPNRDANVQANSSATNTSKQLLEPSAALRGLSHEQQQRQLSSSSPDLICTTLEAEGQGKGESPVGGLERGGSLSASAGLGGSEGGAGGLEDLTETPPRSDTPSEDAASFPFSSSPDSPCGRGAAAGRGSLGSPRLPHDGDDKEEGAGAVRLPRGASGGIGSQHLTPSAILYRAAITRKQRRGVSSEEEEGEVDSEVELPRRRRPTSITKCQSVSTFSSENLSVSDGEEGHTTDHSHSGTPDVVSTNTDDRLDDRSDDLLSQGSEIPADNTDPAQASDGLSERDGALGQAKAQLDSGQNPNESRALCDDSDCDSAELDQSGSGEPSRPPSAGAWASPSQPYQGSPQLPHSGPP; encoded by the exons ATGAGTGGGACCTGTATCCATGAGCCCCGTGCCCCTTCCCCCTCCCTGTCAGGCTTCAGCACCCCCATCTCAGAACCCCCCTATCGAAGACTCGATGGAGACACCCCTGCCTGCACCCCCGAAACGGACCTGACCCCCACACAGTGTGTCCTCCGTAACGTGCTATCCATCGACACCGGTGGACAAGTGGCGCCGGGAGGCAGCAGCCCCACTCCCAGCGATGGACCCGCAACCCACTTTGACAACAGTGTGCTGAAACTACATGAACATGAGGCCTGCCAATGTGGCGGCGGGGCCGAGGCAGGCCACAGTCCAGAGGCTGGCGCTGTTCGGAGCCAGTCAGAGAACATTCGGCTGCAATCAGGAAGTGGAGGTTTTTTGGAGGGACTGTTTGGCTGCCTAAAACCAGTCTGGACCATGATTGGAAAGGCCTACTccactgaacacaaacactgtcaagAAG AGTCCTGGGAGGTTCCCTTTGAGGAGATCTCCGACCTGCAGTGGGTGGGCAGCGGGGCCCAAGGGGCCGTCTTCCTCGGCAAGTTCCACGGAGAGGACGTGGCTGTAAAGAAAGTGCGGGACATCAAGGAAACCGAGATCAAACACCTCCGCAAACTCAAGCACCCCAACATCATCACTTTCAA GGGCGTCTGCACTCAGGCTCCTTGTTACTGTATCCTAATGGAGTACTGTGCTCAAGGCCAGCTGTACGAGGTGCTTCGGGCAGGCCGTAAAATCACCCCTTCCCTTCTGGTCGACTGGTCCATGGGCATCGCGGGCGGCATGAACTACCTACACCTCCACAAAATCATCCACCGAGACCTCAAGTCCCCCAA CATGCTGATCACTCATGATGACCTGGTGAAGATCTCTGACTTCGGCACTTCAAAGGAGCTCAGCGACAAGAGCACCAAGATGTCATTTGCCGGCACTGTCGCCTGGATGGCTCCCGAAGTAATACGGAATGAGCCGGTGTCGGAAAAGGTGGACATCTG GTCCTTTGGAGTGGTGCTGTGGGAGATGCTAACCGGAGAGATCCCCTATAAAGATGTCGACTCATCTGCCATCATCTGGGGCGTGGGAAACAACAGCCTTCAGCTGCCCATACCTGAGAGCTGCCCAGATGGCTTCAAGATCCTCCTCAGACAGTGCTG GAACTGTAAGCCCAGGAATAGGCCTTCTTTTCGCCAGATACTTCTTCATCTGGATATAGCGTCAGCCGACGTGCTGTCCACTCCACAGGAGACGTACTTCAAGTCTCAG GCTGAATGGCGAGAAGAGGTGAAACAGCACTTTGAGAAGATTAAATCTGAGGGCACTTGTCTCCACCGGCTCGATGAGGAACTGATCAACCGGCGCAGAGAAGAGCTCAG GCACGCTTTGGACATTCGCGAGCACTAcgagaggaagctggagaggGCTAACAACCTCTACATGGAGCTCAGTGCTGTCAtgctgcagctggagctcaaggaaaaagagctgcagag GAGAGAGCAGTCTTTGGATAAGAAGTATCCGGGGTTGTTCAAGCACCACAGCTCCAGGCAGAGCAGCTCCTCCAACTCCATGGACAAGCTcattaagaaaagaaatgtcCCACAGAAGCTGCCCTCGGGAAAGAG GCCGGACATCCTTAAGTCTGAGGTAATCATTCCCAAAATGGATTCCTCCGTAATGCAAGTGACTATCCCAGCCTGCCCCAATAGAAGCTCTACTTCTCCCAGTCGGTCTCGGAGGGTAAAGACCCGTCATCGCAAGCCTGGCAAGGGCAGCAGTGGAGACCTGGCCGGACTTAAGGCGAACCAGTCCTCCCCTAACAGGGACGCTAATGTCCAGGCTAACAGTTCTGCCACTAACACCTCTAAGCAGCTCCTGGAGccctctgcagccctgaggGGCCTCAGTcacgagcagcagcagaggcagctaTCCTCCTCCAGCCCCGACCTCATCTGCACCACGCTAGAGGCAGAGGGCCAGGGGAAAGGGGAGTCCCCTGTAGGCGGCctggagaggggagggagccTCAGCGCTTCCGCCGGCTTAGGGGGGTCAGAAGGAGGGGCGGGCGGGCTGGAGGATCTCACAGAAACTCCTCCGCGCAGCGACACCCCAAGCGAGGACGCCGCGTCGTTCCCGTTCTCCAGCAGCCCGGACTCGCCGTGCGGGAGGGGGGCGGCAGCGGGACGGGGATCCCTGGGGTCCCCGCGCCTCCCTCACGACGGGGACGACAAAGAGGAGGGAGCCGGGGCCGTGAGGTTGCCCCGGGGGGCGTCGGGGGGAATCGGGAGTCAGCACCTCACACCTTCAGCCATTCTGTACAGGGCAGCTATCACACGCAAACAG AGGCGTGGAGTGTCatcagaagaggaggagggtgaagtTGACAGTGAGGTTGAGTTACCACGGAGACG ACGTCCAACGAGCATTACCAAGTGCCAGTCGGTGTCTACCTTCAGTTCGGAGAACCTGTCGGTGTCAGACGGCGAGGAGGGCCACACCACCGACCACTCGCACAGCGGCACCCCCGACGTGGTCAGCACCAACACCGACGACAGGCTGGACGACCGCAGCGACGACCTCCTCTCTCAGGGGTCCGAGATCCCGGCAGACAACACCGATCCCGCACAGGCCTCCGACGGCCTGTCGGAGAGAGACGGGGCGCTGGGTCAGGCCAAAGCTCAGCTGGACTCCGGGCAGAATCCAAACGAG AGTCGGGCCTTGTGCGATGACTCCGACTGCGACAGCGCTGAGCTGGACCAGTCAGGTAGCGGAGAGCCGAGCCGTCCTCCCAGCGCCGGAGCGTGGGCGTCCCCATCTCAACCCTACCAGGGGTCTCCGCAGCTGCCCCATTCGGGACCTCCATAG